The following DNA comes from Janthinobacterium sp. TB1-E2.
TGGCGGAAAGACCAACTTTTCCAGGTGGTATCGCCCGGCGAACGGGCCAGCAAACGCTTCTCGGTGACAACTATTATGCCTTTTGTGAAACGTAATCGCGCATCGAGGTCAACCTCAACGCTACTTAAAACGTTCTCCCCTGGAGAAAGGTTGCTCTCCACTTCCGCCAGCCAGTGTTCCGGCAGCGACGTGAGGGGAATAGTTGTTGCAGGAACACTCAGTTCAGTTGTCATCGTAAAGCATACTCCGGCTCGAGGCCAAGCCCTTCAGGGCGGGATTTGGGGGATGGGGCAGACGCCCGATCAATGTTTGTGTACTGCGCGATGGCGAGGTGGATGCACCAGTGGCAATTTCCTGTATTGTATCGAATGGATGCCTGCCGGTAAGGAATGATGGCAAAACGGCGCAAAAAAATCAGCGTCCGTCGTACGGGAACAAGTATACAACAGCCCGCTGTTGCGCAAATGCTCCAGCTTTAAGCAGAGTCGGTATCTTTATAACAAGTATGGCAACAATTAGTAACAATTAGAATGACAACACCAGCAGAATAAGGGCAGCAAACGCGACAAGAGGCCGCTAAAAGTGGCACACTGCGCATACCCGGGATAAAGAACCAAGCACGAGCCTGAAAAGACTCTGTAGAGCCAACATAAAGTATCTGGCGCCCAGACGCCTGGCTTGTTATCAAGAAACCACTTACATGATCAAGAAGAAGAACATCGAATTTGCCCGCGTCACCCACTTGCGCGGCCCCAACATCTGGACTTACCGCCCGGTGATTGAAGCCTGGGTCGACATCGGCGAACTGGAAGACTATCCATCCAATACCCTGGCCGGCCTGTACGAACGCCTGGTGGCGTGGCTGCCCGGCATGATCGAGCACCGCTGCGGCGTGGGCGAACGGGGCGGCTTTTTCGAGCGCCTGCGCGAAGGCACGTGGGCGGCCCACATCCTCGAGCACGTGGTGCTGGAGCTGCAAAACCTGGCAGGCATGCGCACGGGCTTCGGCCAGACGCGCTCGACCAGCCAGCGCGGCGTCTACAAGATGGCCTTCCGCACGCGCGAAGAGCACGTGGGCCGCGCCGCCCTGGCCGCCGCGCGCACACTGCTGATGGCCGCCATCAACGATGAAGCCTATGACCTGGAAGCGGCGCTGGCGCCGCTGCGCGACATGGTCGACTCGCGCTGCCTGGGTCCGAGCACGGCCAGCATCGTCGATGCGGCCACCGAGCGCCGCATCCCTTCGCTGCGCCTGAACGACGGCAACCTGGTGCAACTGGGCCACGGCGCCGCGCAGCGCCGCATCTGGACGGCCGAAACGGACCGCACCAGCGCGATCGCCGAAGGCATCGCCAGCGACAAGGATCTGACCAAATTCCTGCTCAAATCGTGCGGCGTGCGCGTCCCTGAAGGCAGCCTGGTGCGCAGCGCCGAAGCTGCCTGGGAAGAAGCGCAGGACATCGGCGTGCCCGTCGTCGTCAAGCCGTATGACGGCAACCATGGCCGCGGCGTCTCGCTGAACCTGATGACGGAAAGCGACGTGAAGGCCGCCTACGAGCTGGCCGCGCGCAAGGGCGACAGCTCGGCCGTGCTGGTGGAAAGCTTCATCACGGGCGACGAACACCGTTTGCTCGTCGTCGGCAACAAGCTGATCGCGGCCGCCAAGGGCGAGTCGCTGTGGGTCGACGGCGACGGCGTCTCGACCGTGCTGGAACTGGTGAACACGCAGATCAATACCGACCCGCGCCGCGGCGAAGGCGAAGATTTCCCATTGGGCACCGTCAAGCCGCACGAGTCGGGCGAAATCGTGCTTGAACTGCAGCGCCAGGGCATGACCGCCCTGTCCGTGCCGCAGGCCGGCCAAAAAGTGCTGATCCAGCCGAACGGCAACGTGGCCATCGACGTCACGGATGACGTGCACCCGTCCGTCGTGCATGCGGCCCTGCTGGCCGCGCGCGTGGTCGGCCTCGATATCGCCGGCATCGACCTGGTCACCACCGACATCACGCGTCCGCTGGAAGAACAGCGCGGCGCCATCATCGAAGTCAATGCCAGCCCTGGCTTGCTGGCGCACATCAAGCCGGGCGTGGGCCAGCCCCGCCCTGTCGGCGCGGCCATCGTCGACCACCTGTTCGCGCCCGAGGAAACGGGCCGCATTCCGCTGATCGGCGTGACGGGCACGCGCGGCGCCAGCCTGATCGTGCGCATGCTGTGCAAGCTGCTCAACCTGTCGGGCCTGCACACGGGCGCCGTCTGCAGCGAAGGCATGTACCTGGACCAGCGCCGTGTCGTCAGCAGCGATTGCGTGAACTGGGACGCGGGCCAGCGCCTGCTGCTCAACCGCACCGTGCAGACGGCCCTGTTCGAGAGCAATCCGCGCATGATCCTGGCCGAAGGCCTGGCCTACGACAAGTGCCAGATCGGCGTCGTCACGGACATGGGCAGCCTCGATAGCGTCAAGGATTTCGACGTGCTGGACGAAGCGGGGCTGTACAAGGCCGTGCGCAGCCAGGTCGACGTGGTGGTGCCGACGGGCGTGGCCGTGCTCAACGCCGCCAACGCGCACGTGCTGGAACTGGCCGAACTGTGCGACGGCACCGTGACCCTGTATGCGCAGGATGGCGGCTTGCCAGCCATCGCGGCGCAACTGGCCGCCGGCCAGCGCGCCGTGTTCGTGCGCGGCAACCACATCGTGCTGGCCGAAGGCGGCATCGAAACGGTCCTGCTGTGCCTGGACTTGCTGAAACCGGCCACGGCCGGCAATGTCGACAGCGTGCTGGCCGTCGCAGCCGCCGCCTGGGCCCTGAACCTGCCCGTCGACCTGATTTGCGCAGGATTGCGCACGTTTGACGCGGCCCCTGGCTGCATCGGCAACTAATCGGCAACTAAGGCAAAGCAGCACTCAAGCCCGGCCAGGAAGGCCGGGCCCACAAGAACACAACAGGATTACGGTTTAATTATGGAAGTATCTCGCGTACGGGCCTTGCGGGGCCCTAACCTCTGGAGCCACGACACCGCCGTGGAAGCCATTGTTTCCTGCACCACGGAGGAACTCGACATCGCCCAGCTGCCCGGCTTCGAAGCCCGCCTGCGCGCACTCTTTCCGCAACTGAGCCCGCTGCAACCGCTGGGCAACTACAACGCCGCGCCGATGGCGCAGGTGCTGGAACTGGCGGCGCTGGGCCTGCAGGCGCAAGCCGGCTGCCCCGTCACCTTCAGCCGCACCACGCCGACACTGGAAACGGGCATCTTCCAGGTCGTCGTCGAATATTCGGAAGAAGCCGTCGGCCGCCTGGCGCTGGAACTGGCGCAGCAGCTGTGCCAGGCCGCGCTCGACGATGCTCCATTCGACCTGGCCGGCGCCCTGCACCAGTTGCAGGAACTCGATGAAGACGTGCGCCTCGGTCCATCGACGGGCGCCATCGTCAACGCCGCCGTGGCGCGCAACATCCCGTTCCGCCGCCTGACCGAAGGCAGCCTCGTGACGTTCGGCTGGGGCAGCAAGCAGCGCAAGATCCAGGCCGCCGAAATGGACGGCACCAGCGCCATCGCCGAAGCCATCGCGCAAGACAAGGAACTGACCAAGAAGCTGCTGGACTCGGCCGGCGTGCCCGTGCCGCAAGGCCGCGTCGCCATCGATGCGGACGATGCCTGGGCCGCCGCTTGCGAGATCGGCCTGCCCGTCGTCGTGAAGCCGAAGGATGGCAACCAGGGCAAGGGCGTCACCGTCAACGTCACCACGCGCGAACAGCTGACGGCCGGCTTCCTCGCGGCGCAGGAATTCCGCGACGATATCCTCGTCGAGCGCTATCTGCCGGGCCACGATTTCCGCTTGCTCGTCATCGGCAACAAGATGGTGGCGGCGGCCCGCCGCGACCCGCCGCAAGTGGTGGGCGACGGCCAGCATACGGTGCGCGAACTGGTCGACCAGGTCAACCTGGACCCGCGCCGCGGCAGCGGCCATGCCACCTCGCTGACGAAGATCCGCTTCGACGACATCGCCCTGGCCAGCCTGGCCAAGCAGGGCTATGTGGCCGACTCCGTGCCGCCGGTCGGCAAGCGCGTCATCCTGCGCAATAACGCCAACCTGTCAACAGGCGGCTCGGCCACCGACGTCACCGTCGACGTGCATCCGGAAGTGGCGGCGCGCGCCGTCGCGGCCGCGCACATGGTGGGCCTCGATATCTGCGGCGTGGACGTCGTCTCCGACAGCATTCTGAAACCGCTGGAAGAGCAGAACGCCGGCATCGTCGAAGTGAACGCCGCCCCCGGCCTGCGCATGCATCTGGCGCCGTCGTTCGGCAAGCCGCGCCCAGTCGGCGAAGCCATCATCGCCGCCATGTTCGCCGAGGGCGACGATGGCCGCATTCCCGTCGTTGCCGTTACCGGCACCAACGGCAAGACCACCACCGTGCGCCTGATCGCCCACCTGCTGACGGCTTCCGGCCTGCGCACGGGCATGACCAACACTGATGGCGTGTACATCGAAGGACGCCAGATCGACAGCGGCGACTGCAGCGGCCCGCGCAGCGCGCGCAACGTGCTGCTGCATCCGGACGTCGACGCGGCCGTGTTTGAAACGGCGCGCGGCGGCATGCTGCGCGAAGGCCTCGCCTTCGACCGCTGCCAGGTCGCCGTGGTGACCAACATCGGCGCGGGCGACCACCTGGGCCTGAACTACATCACCACCGTGGAAGACCTCGCGGTCCTGAAGCGCGTGATCGTGCAAAACGTGGCCGACAGCGGCGTGGCCGTACTGAACGCCACCGACCCGGCCGTGGCCCGCATGGCCAAGAATTGCAGCGGCACGGTGACCTTCTTCGCCGCCGACAAGACGCACCCCGTGATGGCCACGCACCGCGCGCAGGGCAACCGCGTCGTGTACGTGGAGGACGGCAAGCTGGTCGCGGCGCAAGGCAAGGAGCGCCACGAAATCCCCCTGTCGCAGGTGCCGATCACGCGCAACGGCGCCATCGGCTTCCAGGTCGACAACGTCATGGCGTCGCTGGCCGCCGCCTGGGCCGTGGGCCTGGACTGGAAAACCATCGCGCTGGGCCTGAAAACCTTTGCGAATGAGGCCGACAATGCGCCAGGCCGCTTCAACGTGTTCGACTACAAGGGCGCCACCCTGATCGCCGACTACGGCCACAATCCGGACGCCATCCTGGCGCTGGTGCAGGCCGTGGAAAGCATGCCGGCCAAGCGCCGCTCGGTGGTCATCAGCGGCGCCGGCGACCGCCGCGACGAAGACATCCGCCAGCAGACGGAAATCCTCGGCGCCGCCTTCGACGACGTGCTGCTGTACCAGGATCAATGCCAGCGCGGCCGCGCCGACGGCGAAGTCGTGGCATTACTGCGCCAGGGTTTGAACGGCGCCAAGCGCACCAGCCATATCGATGAAATCAACGGCGAATTCGTCGCCATCGACAAGGCCCTGGCGCGCCTCGGCGAAGGCGATCTGTGCCTGATCCTGATCGACCAGGTGGAAGAAGCGCTGGCGCACATCGCCAAGCGCGTCGCCGAAGCCTAAGCGCAGCCTGACGGCATACGAGGGCGGCCTGCGGGCCGCCCTTTTTCATCCCTGCGCCTCAGTCGGCGCCGGCTTTCCCGATCGCCTGCGCAGCCAGCGCGCCGGCCCGCATCTCGCTGGCAAACAGCGTCGCCGCATGCGCGATGGCGCGGGTGGCACGCGCGAGGAAATGCGTCCAGTGCTGATGCTCGAGCAGCAGCATCTCGATGCAGAACCATACCTGACCGCGCTGCACATGGCCTTTCACCAGCTTGATGCGGCGGTTGACTTCATCGAGCGCGGCACGCACGCGCAGCAACTCTTCCGGCGTATCGATGGTCCACACATTCGGCAACAGCAGTTTCCCAAATTGCGCGTCATCGGCGTCAAAGCACAGGACATAGCCCATGCCTTCGAAACGGAAGACGATATCGCCATCGCTGTCGATCTGCGCCTGATATCCGTCCGCTTGCAAGTGCCGCAGCAACGGTTCGGTGATAGTGGATGCCAACATGGTGCTTCCTTTCATTGAGTGGGATGGCGACGCCCCATCTGGTGCCGCTGCATCGCTACCTCAACGCCGCCACCGGCAAAAAATACAAAACTATTTTCGCCACGTGTGGAGAGCGGGCAAGGCCGGCAGGTGCATGAATGCGGCAGGGATACCGGAATTGATATGGACATCGCAAAAGAAGTCATTTGTGGCGCAAAGTCATTCGCCCCTACCATGCTTCCTGAGCCAGTTCCAGCTCTGGCGGCGACTGCCGCAGCGTTCTCAACATAACTAAAATACAGGTGGAGACAAGATGATGCAATTGATGGCAACGGGCACCCGCACGCCCCGACAAAATACACGCTTGACCTTGAAGGCGACGGTGGCCGCCCTGGCCGGCGCAGGCCTGCTGAGCAGCGCTTCCGTCTGGGCGCAGCAGGCGCCCGCCGTGGAAACACCAGTGGCAGAAGCAGCACCGGCAGCGGCGCCAGCCGACAATGGCGGCATCGCCGTCGTCGCCGTCACCGGTGTGCGCAGGGCGGCGCAAAGCGCACAGACGATCAAGAAAAACAGCGACCAGGTGGTCGACTCCATCGTCGCCGATGAAATCGGCAAATTCCCCGACAAGAACGTGGCTGAAATCCTCGGCCGCGTGACGGGCGTGCAGGTCCGCCGCGAAGGCGGCGAAGCCGGTACCGTCATCATCCGCGGCTTGCCCGGCGTGGTGACCTTGCTCAACGGCCGCGAAATGTTCACCTCCGTGGGCCGCAGCCTGTACCTGGCCGATATTCCGACGGCCATGCTGCAGCGCGTGGACGTCTATAAATCGCAGGGCGCCGACATGGTCGAAGGCGGCACGGCCGGCGTGATCGACGTGCGCACCAACCGCCCGTTCGACTTCAAGGGCTTTACGGCATCGGGCAACGTGCGCGCCGAACACCGCGACAAGTCCGGCTCGACGGACCCGAACGTCAGCGGCATGGTCTCGAACCGCTGGAAGACCCAATACGGCGAATTCGGCGCCCTGCTCGGCCTGTCCTACCAGCGCGGCAGATACTATGACGAGACGATCTGGAACGCCGAACCCGTCAAGCGCCCGGAAGCGGGCAACATCACGGGCCCCGATTCCGTCGGCATGATCCCGACCGTGGGCGACCGCAAGCGCTACGCGGCCAACGCCGCCTTCCAGTGGCGCCCGAACTCGCAGGTGGAAGTGTATGCGGAAGGCATGTCGACCCTGATCAAGCACGCTTTCGACAGCCAGTTCTTCGTCGGTTCGCTGCCGTGGGGCCAGAACCCGGACATCACCCTGATCCCCGGCACCAATCAGGCGGCCACGGTGGGCAAGATCGACGGCCCATGGTCGCCGTTCACCCTGGGCTCGACCCAGGCGCGGCGCGACCGCTCGATCGGTTCGCAAGGCGCCATCGGCGCGCGCTGGGACATCACGCCGCAGCTGCGCGCCACGACGGAACTGGCGCGCACGGTCAGCAACTTCGAACGCGAATTCCCCATCCTCGACTTCCTCGCCCATCCGACCAGCGTGATCGGCAGCACGAACGTGAACGGCGGAGCGCAGATCAGCTACCCCGGCTACAACATGCTGGATCCGAAGAACTACACCTTGCTCGGCTTCTACGACAATCACAGCCACGACGAAGGCAGCTCGACCGACTGGCGCGGCGACGTCACCTACGACATGGACAGCACGGGCTTCTTCCGCGAATTTTCGGGCGGCGTGCGCCTGGCCAAGCGCAAAGCCGAATCGATCCGCGAAAAAAATGGCCAGGGCGGGCTGGCGTCGATCATGACTGCGGACGCGATCCCCGGCCTGGCGTGCGCCTCGCACGACAACACGGGCAACTTCGGCCTGCAAAGCTGGCTCACGCCGTGCCGCGACTTCATGCTCAACAACACGGCCGCGCTGCGCCAGCTGTTTACGGGCAGCAGCGAACGCAGCCCCGACGATCCGATGACCCACTACAAGGATGTGGAAAAAACCAATGCCGTCTACGGCAAGGCGCGCATCGGCTTTGACCTGGCGCAGGTACCGGTCGACGGCACCTTGGGCGTGCGCGTGGTGCAGACCAAGCAGGACTTGCAAGGCAATTCCTCG
Coding sequences within:
- the cphA gene encoding cyanophycin synthetase, encoding MIKKKNIEFARVTHLRGPNIWTYRPVIEAWVDIGELEDYPSNTLAGLYERLVAWLPGMIEHRCGVGERGGFFERLREGTWAAHILEHVVLELQNLAGMRTGFGQTRSTSQRGVYKMAFRTREEHVGRAALAAARTLLMAAINDEAYDLEAALAPLRDMVDSRCLGPSTASIVDAATERRIPSLRLNDGNLVQLGHGAAQRRIWTAETDRTSAIAEGIASDKDLTKFLLKSCGVRVPEGSLVRSAEAAWEEAQDIGVPVVVKPYDGNHGRGVSLNLMTESDVKAAYELAARKGDSSAVLVESFITGDEHRLLVVGNKLIAAAKGESLWVDGDGVSTVLELVNTQINTDPRRGEGEDFPLGTVKPHESGEIVLELQRQGMTALSVPQAGQKVLIQPNGNVAIDVTDDVHPSVVHAALLAARVVGLDIAGIDLVTTDITRPLEEQRGAIIEVNASPGLLAHIKPGVGQPRPVGAAIVDHLFAPEETGRIPLIGVTGTRGASLIVRMLCKLLNLSGLHTGAVCSEGMYLDQRRVVSSDCVNWDAGQRLLLNRTVQTALFESNPRMILAEGLAYDKCQIGVVTDMGSLDSVKDFDVLDEAGLYKAVRSQVDVVVPTGVAVLNAANAHVLELAELCDGTVTLYAQDGGLPAIAAQLAAGQRAVFVRGNHIVLAEGGIETVLLCLDLLKPATAGNVDSVLAVAAAAWALNLPVDLICAGLRTFDAAPGCIGN
- a CDS encoding TonB-dependent receptor, which codes for MMQLMATGTRTPRQNTRLTLKATVAALAGAGLLSSASVWAQQAPAVETPVAEAAPAAAPADNGGIAVVAVTGVRRAAQSAQTIKKNSDQVVDSIVADEIGKFPDKNVAEILGRVTGVQVRREGGEAGTVIIRGLPGVVTLLNGREMFTSVGRSLYLADIPTAMLQRVDVYKSQGADMVEGGTAGVIDVRTNRPFDFKGFTASGNVRAEHRDKSGSTDPNVSGMVSNRWKTQYGEFGALLGLSYQRGRYYDETIWNAEPVKRPEAGNITGPDSVGMIPTVGDRKRYAANAAFQWRPNSQVEVYAEGMSTLIKHAFDSQFFVGSLPWGQNPDITLIPGTNQAATVGKIDGPWSPFTLGSTQARRDRSIGSQGAIGARWDITPQLRATTELARTVSNFEREFPILDFLAHPTSVIGSTNVNGGAQISYPGYNMLDPKNYTLLGFYDNHSHDEGSSTDWRGDVTYDMDSTGFFREFSGGVRLAKRKAESIREKNGQGGLASIMTADAIPGLACASHDNTGNFGLQSWLTPCRDFMLNNTAALRQLFTGSSERSPDDPMTHYKDVEKTNAVYGKARIGFDLAQVPVDGTLGVRVVQTKQDLQGNSSQNGIITPVRVKTSDTDVLPSMTLKAMLRQDLVARMTAGKAVQRPNFADFNPGVSLGQSLEMVRPTGSGGNPDLKPVEGKNLDVALEWYFAQTGSVTATVFRHNFKNYILSGSAKETYGGIEYDITRPRNTSKGHLQGLEMAYQQFYDKLPGWMSGLGLQANATYMTGELEELNGSVHPFTGMSKWSANIVGLYEQGPWSARLAYSWRDKYVDDYNYRGKGIHLTVAPTKTLDASVSYKLNPNTTVTLDANNLLDSTYRDYHDTPDYVRDVRRYDKVVGLSVRWSL
- the cphA gene encoding cyanophycin synthetase, whose product is MEVSRVRALRGPNLWSHDTAVEAIVSCTTEELDIAQLPGFEARLRALFPQLSPLQPLGNYNAAPMAQVLELAALGLQAQAGCPVTFSRTTPTLETGIFQVVVEYSEEAVGRLALELAQQLCQAALDDAPFDLAGALHQLQELDEDVRLGPSTGAIVNAAVARNIPFRRLTEGSLVTFGWGSKQRKIQAAEMDGTSAIAEAIAQDKELTKKLLDSAGVPVPQGRVAIDADDAWAAACEIGLPVVVKPKDGNQGKGVTVNVTTREQLTAGFLAAQEFRDDILVERYLPGHDFRLLVIGNKMVAAARRDPPQVVGDGQHTVRELVDQVNLDPRRGSGHATSLTKIRFDDIALASLAKQGYVADSVPPVGKRVILRNNANLSTGGSATDVTVDVHPEVAARAVAAAHMVGLDICGVDVVSDSILKPLEEQNAGIVEVNAAPGLRMHLAPSFGKPRPVGEAIIAAMFAEGDDGRIPVVAVTGTNGKTTTVRLIAHLLTASGLRTGMTNTDGVYIEGRQIDSGDCSGPRSARNVLLHPDVDAAVFETARGGMLREGLAFDRCQVAVVTNIGAGDHLGLNYITTVEDLAVLKRVIVQNVADSGVAVLNATDPAVARMAKNCSGTVTFFAADKTHPVMATHRAQGNRVVYVEDGKLVAAQGKERHEIPLSQVPITRNGAIGFQVDNVMASLAAAWAVGLDWKTIALGLKTFANEADNAPGRFNVFDYKGATLIADYGHNPDAILALVQAVESMPAKRRSVVISGAGDRRDEDIRQQTEILGAAFDDVLLYQDQCQRGRADGEVVALLRQGLNGAKRTSHIDEINGEFVAIDKALARLGEGDLCLILIDQVEEALAHIAKRVAEA